One genomic region from Nostoc sphaeroides encodes:
- the rpsL gene encoding 30S ribosomal protein S12 — translation MPTIQQLIRNEREQARQKTKSPALKQCPQRRGVCTRVYTTTPKKPNSALRKVARVRLTSGFEVTAYIPGIGHNLQEHSVVMIRGGRVKDLPGVRYHIIRGTLDTAGVKDRKQGRSKYGTKRPKAAKK, via the coding sequence ATGCCAACAATACAGCAGCTAATACGTAACGAGCGCGAACAAGCGCGTCAGAAAACCAAGTCCCCGGCTCTGAAACAATGCCCCCAACGTCGGGGAGTTTGTACCAGAGTATACACGACCACACCAAAAAAGCCTAACTCAGCTCTACGTAAAGTAGCGAGAGTCAGACTTACCTCTGGATTTGAAGTCACAGCTTATATTCCAGGTATTGGTCACAACTTACAAGAACACTCAGTTGTGATGATTCGTGGCGGTCGGGTTAAGGATCTACCAGGCGTGAGATACCACATTATCCGTGGCACTCTAGATACAGCCGGAGTCAAAGACCGCAAACAAGGGCGTTCCAAGTATGGAACCAAACGTCCGAAAGCAGCGAAAAAATAG
- the lepB gene encoding signal peptidase I, with protein sequence MIPHESDAKEERASLKGWRSWQENLILIAIALCLAFLIRTFIAEPRYIPSDSMLPTLHTGDRLVVEKISYHFHPPITGDIIVFQPPAELQRRGYPKDQAFIKRVIGQPGEVVSVASGKVYLNGQPLAEDYIAEPPNQPYRPVKVPEDEFFVMGDNRNDSNDSRYWGFLPRENVIGRAAFRFWPLDRIGFI encoded by the coding sequence ATGATTCCTCACGAAAGTGATGCAAAAGAAGAGCGTGCGTCCTTAAAAGGATGGCGTAGTTGGCAAGAAAATCTGATTTTAATTGCGATCGCATTGTGTTTGGCATTTCTAATCAGGACTTTTATCGCCGAACCCCGCTATATACCTTCTGATTCGATGCTGCCTACCTTACATACAGGCGATCGCTTGGTAGTTGAAAAAATATCCTACCATTTTCACCCTCCCATAACTGGGGATATTATTGTTTTTCAGCCACCCGCAGAACTACAACGTCGAGGATATCCCAAAGACCAAGCCTTTATCAAGCGGGTTATTGGCCAGCCTGGTGAGGTAGTTAGTGTTGCTTCGGGCAAAGTCTATCTCAATGGTCAACCTTTGGCGGAAGACTACATCGCTGAACCGCCAAATCAGCCATATCGGCCAGTGAAAGTTCCAGAAGATGAGTTTTTTGTCATGGGAGATAACCGCAACGATAGCAATGACTCTCGTTATTGGGGCTTTTTACCCAGAGAAAATGTCATTGGTCGAGCAGCGTTTCGCTTTTGGCCTCTTGATCGCATTGGGTTTATTTAA
- a CDS encoding polysaccharide deacetylase family protein: protein MENNKSFLWPEGILIALLALCGVFSLAFMMLLRPNPSEAQSRQSINVKDVTANVGTQQRIEKLKAAMLTSWQQQAQTKGLSYAIPSRFQGAIVKAAKLTKEQKVIALTFDDGPWPQTTEQVLDILKSNNIKGTFFVVGQNLKNYPELGKQIVAQGHVIANHTWHHWYHFFNSQAAAFEIDRTTDLIYQVTGAKTNLFRPPGGILHNGLAAYAKGKKYTVVMWSADSTDYKLPSVPKLINNVIKDSKPGGIVLMHDGGGNRSRTVQALPEIISNFRKQGYRFVTIPELLEMEDADQKLIANKNKK from the coding sequence GTGGAAAACAATAAGTCGTTTCTGTGGCCAGAAGGAATATTAATTGCACTGCTTGCCTTATGTGGTGTTTTTAGCCTTGCTTTCATGATGCTTTTAAGGCCAAATCCTTCGGAGGCTCAGAGTAGACAAAGTATAAATGTCAAGGATGTAACTGCAAACGTAGGAACTCAGCAGCGCATTGAGAAATTAAAGGCGGCGATGCTTACAAGTTGGCAGCAACAAGCACAAACAAAAGGGTTATCCTACGCTATACCATCACGTTTTCAAGGGGCAATAGTTAAAGCGGCAAAACTCACTAAGGAGCAGAAAGTAATTGCTCTCACCTTTGATGATGGCCCTTGGCCCCAGACCACAGAACAAGTGCTAGATATTCTAAAATCAAATAATATCAAAGGGACGTTTTTTGTCGTTGGGCAGAACCTAAAAAATTATCCAGAATTAGGAAAGCAAATTGTAGCTCAAGGTCACGTCATTGCCAACCATACTTGGCATCACTGGTATCACTTCTTTAACTCACAAGCTGCTGCTTTTGAAATTGACCGCACAACAGACCTCATTTATCAAGTTACAGGTGCTAAAACAAATCTCTTCCGACCGCCTGGTGGCATCCTGCATAATGGATTAGCTGCTTATGCTAAAGGCAAAAAATATACTGTGGTGATGTGGTCTGCTGACTCCACAGACTACAAGTTGCCATCTGTACCAAAGTTGATCAATAACGTGATTAAAGATTCAAAACCTGGTGGTATTGTGCTAATGCATGATGGTGGTGGTAACCGTTCTAGAACTGTGCAAGCTTTACCAGAAATTATTAGCAACTTTAGAAAGCAAGGTTATCGCTTTGTGACTATTCCAGAGCTTTTAGAAATGGAAGATGCAGACCAAAAGTTGATTGCTAATAAAAACAAAAAGTAA
- a CDS encoding phosphodiester glycosidase family protein, translating into MPNYCQSGNGDRKARRRHRRFFRATVSPIFLITLCLTTTCTTNAKSIPELISQLPTPALTGVVSSGNQISLNGRTLPGTWFQRPEKAGRITTHLSDGAFRQLIGVNFLNSSNSARQPIQWFSSVTKPLVLSTKLLGAYRYLDITNFAQTSGWEIRTNGNILVIATPKAQITNIVQSQEPPEASAPLQQARILINLDHPTPWQVAQGSIIKKIETPSLDPDIPTPKSTVPPNREWTITLDGIADPLLIERYTPQPPAAPAAPPTLLPNLLKQLLPVTPTQPIPPAPAPAPEPLIQQVQVVKNQTIISLSVPFGLSPQVSTVANPNRLIIDIRPDPLEERDITWAPGLRWRQHYVNLGTERFPVVWLEVNPRKFGLTLKPMWASPDGLAGTAPLIQTAQRYLAVAGINGGYFNRNNKLPLGAIRRDGQWLSGPILNRGAIAWNDSGQFYFGRLTLEETLTTANDQRLPILFLNSGYVQSGIARYTPAWGSTYTPLTDNEIILVVQKDQITQQLPGGKVGETAVPIPQDGYLLTLRANAASAASQLPIGTAVSIFSATTPTNFSRYPHIIGAGPLLVQNRQIVVDAKGEKFSNAFIAEKAIRSGICTTATGTLMITATHNRAGGYGPNLAEHAQLLQQMGCVDALNLDGGSSTSLYLGGQLLDRSPSTAARVHNGIGIFLKPR; encoded by the coding sequence ATGCCGAATTATTGCCAATCAGGGAATGGCGATCGCAAAGCCCGCCGTAGGCATCGCAGATTTTTCCGGGCTACTGTGTCACCAATATTTTTAATAACACTATGCTTAACTACTACCTGTACTACTAACGCCAAATCAATACCAGAGCTGATCTCACAGTTACCTACACCTGCTTTAACAGGCGTAGTATCCTCTGGTAATCAAATTTCCCTGAATGGTCGTACTCTACCAGGAACTTGGTTCCAGCGACCTGAAAAAGCTGGTCGGATTACAACTCATCTGAGTGATGGGGCATTTAGGCAATTAATTGGAGTAAATTTTTTAAACAGTAGTAACTCAGCAAGGCAACCAATACAGTGGTTTTCATCGGTGACAAAGCCACTGGTTTTATCCACCAAGTTACTAGGAGCCTATCGCTATCTGGATATTACTAATTTTGCTCAAACATCTGGATGGGAAATCCGAACCAATGGCAACATTTTGGTGATTGCTACCCCAAAAGCACAAATTACAAATATTGTTCAGAGCCAGGAACCTCCAGAGGCGAGTGCCCCTTTGCAACAGGCTCGGATTCTTATCAATTTAGATCATCCAACTCCCTGGCAAGTTGCACAAGGGTCAATTATTAAAAAAATTGAAACTCCATCCCTCGATCCAGACATACCAACCCCAAAATCCACTGTACCGCCAAATAGAGAGTGGACAATTACCCTGGATGGAATAGCCGATCCCCTTTTGATAGAACGCTATACCCCCCAGCCACCAGCAGCACCAGCAGCACCACCAACATTGCTGCCAAACTTGCTTAAACAATTATTACCAGTTACACCAACACAACCAATACCACCAGCACCAGCACCAGCCCCTGAACCACTAATTCAACAAGTGCAGGTGGTGAAAAACCAAACCATAATTAGTCTGAGCGTTCCCTTTGGTCTATCGCCTCAAGTTAGTACTGTCGCTAACCCCAATCGCCTGATTATCGATATTCGACCCGATCCCCTAGAAGAACGAGATATTACTTGGGCCCCAGGATTGCGCTGGCGACAGCATTATGTCAACTTAGGCACAGAACGCTTCCCTGTGGTTTGGTTAGAAGTTAATCCTCGTAAATTTGGGCTAACGCTGAAACCTATGTGGGCTAGTCCTGATGGGCTTGCGGGTACTGCTCCCTTAATTCAAACAGCACAACGTTACTTAGCGGTAGCTGGAATTAACGGTGGTTATTTTAACCGCAATAATAAATTGCCCTTGGGTGCGATTCGTCGGGATGGTCAGTGGTTATCAGGCCCCATTCTCAACCGGGGTGCGATCGCTTGGAATGATTCAGGTCAATTTTACTTCGGTCGTCTCACCTTAGAAGAAACTTTAACTACGGCAAATGACCAACGCCTACCAATTCTGTTCCTCAATAGTGGCTACGTCCAAAGTGGCATTGCTCGTTACACCCCAGCTTGGGGATCAACTTACACGCCCTTGACGGATAACGAAATTATTTTAGTGGTACAGAAAGACCAAATTACTCAACAGTTACCAGGCGGCAAAGTTGGTGAGACGGCCGTTCCCATTCCCCAGGATGGCTACCTACTAACCTTACGCGCCAACGCTGCTAGTGCTGCCTCACAGCTACCTATTGGTACCGCAGTAAGTATTTTTAGTGCCACTACGCCCACTAATTTTAGTCGTTATCCGCATATTATCGGAGCCGGTCCGCTATTAGTCCAAAATCGTCAAATTGTCGTTGATGCCAAAGGCGAAAAATTCAGCAATGCCTTTATTGCCGAAAAGGCTATTCGTAGCGGTATTTGCACAACAGCAACAGGCACATTGATGATTACTGCGACACATAATCGTGCCGGCGGATATGGCCCTAATTTGGCAGAACATGCCCAATTGCTGCAACAGATGGGCTGTGTGGATGCCCTAAATTTGGACGGAGGTAGTTCTACCAGCCTTTACTTAGGAGGACAACTACTCGATCGCTCGCCTAGTACAGCTGCTCGTGTTCATAATGGAATTGGTATTTTCCTGAAACCACGATAA
- a CDS encoding class I SAM-dependent methyltransferase: MLIEEQAPNRKTSEEERFQDDYYSYFESPENATRYTPSVWYLDEVFKQRSFSLLDLGCGNAALNKYLSERCDYLGIDHSEAAIQYCSNLYPNKKFAAKDLSIALPELASENQKFDAVVLAGLLFHNVDKETLEQKDDQELVQFCLDKLISDKGYLVLIVPFAYGDHPSHNLYVRAEWLQNVLEKLLEAVKAKIVYENISLQIGLDKKVRQQKTTPDWFVPNSTTDYSNKYAGTYMATWTVIASPSLG; encoded by the coding sequence ATGCTTATAGAAGAACAAGCTCCCAATCGCAAAACTTCTGAAGAAGAACGTTTTCAAGATGATTATTATTCATACTTTGAATCTCCTGAAAATGCTACCCGATACACACCATCAGTTTGGTATCTTGATGAGGTATTCAAGCAACGTTCATTCTCTTTGTTAGATTTAGGATGTGGAAATGCGGCTTTGAACAAATATCTATCTGAGCGATGTGACTACCTTGGCATCGATCACAGTGAAGCTGCAATTCAATATTGTTCAAACCTATACCCCAATAAAAAGTTTGCTGCCAAAGATTTATCGATAGCACTACCAGAATTGGCTTCAGAAAATCAAAAATTTGATGCCGTCGTCCTAGCAGGCTTGCTCTTTCACAATGTCGATAAGGAAACACTAGAACAAAAGGACGATCAAGAACTCGTTCAATTCTGTTTAGACAAACTAATAAGCGACAAAGGATATTTGGTACTTATTGTACCTTTTGCTTATGGTGACCATCCATCCCATAATCTTTATGTTCGGGCAGAATGGCTACAAAACGTGCTAGAAAAATTGCTGGAAGCTGTAAAGGCAAAAATTGTTTACGAAAATATTTCCCTACAAATTGGCTTGGATAAAAAGGTTCGACAGCAGAAGACAACTCCTGACTGGTTTGTTCCCAATAGCACTACTGACTATTCCAATAAATACGCTGGAACATATATGGCAACTTGGACAGTTATTGCCTCTCCATCGCTGGGTTAA
- the rpsG gene encoding 30S ribosomal protein S7: MSRRGVIQRRPVPSDSVYNSRLVSMIIRRIMRHGKKSLAARIVYDALKTIEERTGAGALETFERAVRNATPLVEVKARRVGGATYQVPMEVRTERGTTLALRWLVQYSRSRPGRTMASKLANELMDAANETGNAIRKREETHRMAEANKAFAHYRY; this comes from the coding sequence ATGTCTCGTCGTGGTGTTATTCAAAGGCGCCCAGTTCCGTCTGACTCTGTATATAACAGTCGCCTTGTGAGCATGATTATCAGGCGGATCATGCGTCATGGCAAGAAATCACTTGCCGCACGGATTGTTTATGATGCATTAAAAACTATTGAAGAACGCACTGGTGCTGGTGCTTTAGAAACCTTTGAAAGAGCAGTGCGAAATGCCACGCCTTTAGTAGAAGTAAAGGCTCGGCGAGTTGGTGGAGCAACCTACCAAGTACCAATGGAAGTGCGTACAGAACGCGGCACTACCCTAGCACTGCGTTGGTTAGTGCAATATTCCCGCTCCAGGCCAGGCCGGACAATGGCAAGCAAACTGGCAAATGAATTAATGGATGCTGCCAACGAAACTGGCAATGCGATTCGGAAACGTGAAGAAACGCACCGGATGGCGGAAGCTAACAAAGCATTCGCCCACTATCGTTACTAA
- a CDS encoding glutamate synthase-related protein → MNNKPMNQDQQITANINSRDTYQGQKWLVEERDACGVGFIAHRQNHTSHEIVEKALAALTCLEHRGGCSADQDSGDGAGVLTAIPWELFQQDFAESGKEFPSTNNIGVGMIFLPQDQEAAQKARTTVEQVAAEEKFTVLGWRVVPVQPDLLGVQARENQPQIEQVLLASVDKSGDELERQLYITRRRISKVATNVSEEFYICSLSSRTIVYKGMVRSAVLGNFYDDLKNPAYKSAFAVYHRRFSTNTMPKWPLAQPMRLLGHNGEINTLLGNINWMMAREASLDHPVWSDRIKELKPLVHIDNSDSATLDNVFELLVCSGRSPLEALMIMVPEAYQNQPSLRDSPEIVDFYEYYSGLQEAWDGPALLVFSDGKKVGATLDRNGLRPARYVITKDDYIVVASEAGVVDFPEADIVEKGRLGPGQMIAVDLVNHEVLKNWEIKQRIAKQHPYGEWLQQYRQELKQIVSSQSAHVNGNGHLAAENGNGHNTTDKIDKQTLLQLQTAFGYTTEDVEMVIHPMAIAGSEPTFCMGDDIPLAVLSTKPHLLYDYFKQRFAQVTNPAIDPLREKLVMSLKVELGERGNLLEPKAEYARRLKLESPVLTDDELEAIKLSGFATAELSTRFAIATGPEGLKAAVQSLQAQAAESVRAGARILILSDKANDGISPEDTYIPPLLAVGAVHHHLIREGLRMKTSLIVNTAQCWSTHHFACLIGYGAGAVCPYMALDTVRDWWSDPKTQKLMGVEKIPTLTLEQALGNYRKAVESGLLKILSKMGISLLSSYQAAQIFEAIGIGGDLIELGFRGTTSRIGGLSVSELADEVLSFHCKAFPEVTANKLQNLGFVQYRPGGEYHMNSPEMVKALHKALDGKNYDHYEVYKKHLQGRPVTALRDLLDFQGDRTPISLEEVESVTEIVKRFCTGGMSLGALSREAHETLAIAMNRIGGKSNSGEGGEDPVRYTVLDDVDESGHSPTLPHLKGLRNGDQAYSAIKQVASGRFGVTPAYLVNAKQIEIKIAQGAKPGEGGQLPGPKVSQYIAMLRRSKPGVTLISPPPHHDIYSIEDLAQLIFDLHQINPKAKVSVKLVAEVGIGTIAAGVAKANADIIQISGHDGGTGASPLSSIKHAGSPWELGLSEVHRVLIENSLRDRVILRVDGGLKSGWDVVIGALMGGEEFGFGSIAMIAEGCVMARVCHMNTCPVGVATQKEELRKRFTGIPEQVVNFFYFIAEEVRSLLARLGYRSLSEIIGRADLLKLRPEAKLTKTRSLNLDCLLKLPDTRDNRSWLLHEEVHSNGVVLDDEMLADAEIQTAIRDQSTVTKTYPIVNTDRTVGTRLAGAIASQYGDSDFEGQINLNFTGSVGQSFGAFNLPGIILTLQGEANDYVGKGMHGGEIIIKPPADATYNASQNVIVGNTCLYGATGGVLFANGLAGERFAVRNSKGIAVIEGAGDHCCEYMTGGVIVVLGKVGRNVAAGMTGGLAYFLDENDSFRELVNPEIVKIQRVITEAGAKQLQELIKTHAERTGSPKAKKILENWQEFLPKFWQLVPPSEADSPEANPEKTTEFSLVTSH, encoded by the coding sequence ATGAATAATAAACCGATGAATCAAGACCAACAAATCACAGCGAATATCAACTCAAGAGATACCTATCAGGGGCAAAAGTGGTTAGTAGAGGAACGAGATGCCTGTGGTGTAGGTTTTATTGCTCATCGCCAAAATCATACCAGCCACGAAATAGTCGAAAAAGCCTTAGCTGCTTTAACCTGCTTAGAACACCGGGGAGGTTGTAGCGCCGATCAAGATTCTGGTGATGGTGCTGGAGTATTGACAGCTATCCCTTGGGAGTTGTTCCAACAAGACTTTGCCGAAAGTGGAAAGGAATTTCCATCCACCAATAATATAGGTGTGGGAATGATATTTCTACCACAAGACCAGGAAGCAGCACAAAAAGCTAGGACGACAGTTGAGCAAGTGGCTGCTGAAGAAAAATTCACTGTACTTGGTTGGCGAGTTGTGCCAGTGCAACCTGATTTACTTGGGGTACAAGCAAGAGAAAATCAACCCCAGATTGAACAAGTTTTGTTAGCTTCTGTTGACAAAAGCGGCGATGAATTAGAACGGCAGTTGTACATTACCCGCCGCCGAATTAGTAAAGTTGCAACCAACGTCTCAGAAGAATTTTATATCTGCTCGTTGTCAAGCCGCACAATTGTCTATAAAGGCATGGTGCGTTCTGCTGTCTTGGGCAACTTTTATGACGATTTAAAAAATCCAGCTTACAAAAGCGCCTTTGCTGTCTATCACCGCCGCTTTAGTACCAACACAATGCCCAAGTGGCCCCTAGCTCAACCGATGCGGCTTTTGGGTCACAACGGCGAAATCAATACTTTGTTGGGTAACATCAACTGGATGATGGCACGAGAAGCTAGTCTGGATCATCCTGTATGGAGCGATCGCATCAAGGAACTCAAGCCATTAGTTCATATTGATAACAGCGACTCAGCTACCCTAGACAACGTTTTTGAATTACTGGTGTGTTCTGGACGCAGCCCTTTGGAAGCTTTAATGATTATGGTTCCAGAGGCTTACCAAAATCAGCCTTCTTTACGTGACTCTCCAGAAATTGTTGATTTCTACGAATATTACAGTGGTTTGCAAGAAGCGTGGGACGGACCAGCACTTTTAGTATTTAGTGATGGCAAAAAAGTTGGTGCAACTCTAGATCGTAATGGCTTAAGACCAGCTCGCTACGTGATTACTAAGGATGATTACATTGTCGTAGCTTCCGAAGCTGGTGTAGTTGACTTTCCAGAAGCCGATATTGTCGAGAAAGGTAGACTTGGCCCAGGACAAATGATTGCCGTGGATTTAGTAAATCATGAAGTCCTGAAAAATTGGGAGATTAAGCAACGCATTGCCAAGCAGCACCCTTATGGTGAATGGCTGCAACAGTACCGTCAAGAACTCAAACAAATTGTCAGTAGTCAGTCGGCACATGTGAATGGAAATGGACATCTGGCTGCTGAGAATGGTAACGGGCATAATACAACTGACAAAATTGACAAGCAAACATTGCTTCAGCTGCAAACTGCCTTTGGCTACACCACAGAAGATGTGGAAATGGTGATTCATCCAATGGCGATCGCCGGTTCAGAGCCGACTTTCTGCATGGGGGATGATATTCCTTTAGCAGTGCTGTCAACAAAACCCCACCTGCTTTATGACTATTTCAAACAGCGTTTTGCTCAGGTGACGAACCCAGCGATCGATCCCCTGCGGGAAAAGCTAGTGATGTCTCTGAAAGTAGAACTGGGTGAACGGGGTAACTTATTAGAACCTAAAGCCGAATATGCTCGGAGATTGAAGCTGGAATCGCCAGTGTTAACCGATGATGAGTTAGAGGCAATTAAGCTGTCAGGATTTGCCACGGCTGAGTTGTCAACCCGATTTGCGATCGCTACCGGCCCTGAAGGATTAAAGGCCGCAGTCCAATCTTTACAAGCACAAGCAGCTGAATCAGTCCGCGCAGGTGCAAGGATTTTAATCTTAAGCGATAAGGCAAATGACGGTATTAGCCCAGAAGATACATACATTCCTCCCCTGTTAGCAGTGGGTGCTGTGCATCATCACCTGATTCGGGAAGGGCTGCGAATGAAAACATCCCTGATTGTCAATACTGCCCAATGCTGGAGTACTCATCACTTTGCTTGTCTCATTGGCTACGGTGCTGGTGCAGTTTGCCCGTATATGGCTTTGGATACGGTGCGTGATTGGTGGTCTGATCCCAAAACTCAAAAGTTAATGGGTGTAGAAAAAATTCCTACCCTCACCTTAGAACAAGCTTTAGGAAACTATCGCAAAGCAGTAGAGTCAGGTTTGCTAAAAATTCTCTCCAAGATGGGAATTTCTCTGCTCTCCAGCTATCAAGCAGCCCAAATATTTGAAGCTATTGGCATCGGTGGAGATTTAATCGAACTAGGATTCCGGGGTACGACTTCCCGCATCGGTGGTTTGAGTGTTAGCGAACTAGCTGATGAAGTGCTTTCCTTCCACTGCAAAGCTTTCCCAGAAGTGACGGCTAATAAGTTACAAAACCTGGGCTTTGTGCAGTACCGTCCTGGCGGCGAGTACCACATGAATAGCCCAGAAATGGTTAAGGCGCTGCATAAGGCTTTAGATGGCAAAAATTACGACCACTACGAAGTTTACAAGAAGCATCTTCAAGGTAGGCCAGTAACAGCCTTGCGTGACTTGCTAGACTTCCAAGGCGATCGCACCCCAATTTCTCTAGAAGAAGTAGAGTCGGTAACTGAAATTGTCAAGCGTTTCTGCACTGGTGGCATGTCTTTAGGCGCTTTGTCAAGAGAAGCTCATGAAACTTTAGCGATCGCCATGAATCGCATTGGCGGTAAATCAAATTCTGGAGAAGGCGGCGAAGACCCAGTGCGCTATACAGTTTTAGATGATGTAGACGAGTCTGGTCACTCGCCAACCTTACCTCATTTAAAAGGATTGCGGAATGGTGATCAAGCCTATAGTGCCATCAAGCAAGTTGCATCGGGACGCTTTGGGGTTACGCCAGCGTACCTAGTCAACGCCAAACAAATTGAAATCAAAATTGCCCAAGGTGCTAAACCTGGGGAAGGTGGACAGCTACCAGGGCCGAAAGTGAGCCAATACATTGCGATGTTAAGGCGCTCGAAGCCAGGTGTGACGCTGATTTCACCACCACCGCACCACGATATATATTCGATTGAAGACTTAGCGCAACTGATTTTTGACCTGCACCAAATTAATCCCAAAGCCAAGGTGTCGGTAAAACTAGTTGCAGAAGTTGGCATTGGCACGATCGCAGCTGGTGTAGCCAAGGCAAACGCTGATATTATCCAGATTTCTGGACATGATGGTGGTACAGGTGCATCGCCACTAAGTTCGATTAAACATGCTGGTTCACCGTGGGAACTGGGTTTAAGTGAAGTGCATCGCGTCTTGATCGAAAATAGCCTGCGCGATCGCGTGATTTTGCGCGTAGATGGCGGTCTGAAAAGTGGCTGGGATGTGGTAATAGGTGCATTGATGGGCGGTGAAGAATTCGGTTTCGGCTCTATTGCCATGATTGCTGAAGGCTGTGTCATGGCGCGAGTTTGCCACATGAACACCTGCCCTGTGGGTGTTGCTACTCAAAAAGAAGAACTCCGCAAGCGGTTTACGGGAATACCGGAACAGGTTGTTAACTTCTTTTACTTCATCGCCGAAGAAGTGCGTAGTTTGTTAGCACGACTAGGCTACCGTTCTTTGTCAGAAATCATTGGACGTGCAGATTTGTTGAAACTGCGCCCAGAAGCAAAACTCACCAAAACGCGATCGCTGAATCTGGACTGTTTACTGAAGCTACCAGATACCAGAGACAATCGTAGTTGGTTGCTGCATGAAGAAGTCCACAGCAACGGCGTGGTTTTGGATGACGAGATGCTTGCTGATGCCGAAATTCAGACTGCCATTCGGGATCAGTCCACTGTTACCAAGACTTACCCTATTGTCAATACTGACAGAACAGTAGGCACAAGATTAGCAGGAGCGATCGCTTCTCAATATGGTGACAGCGACTTTGAAGGACAAATTAATCTCAATTTCACAGGTAGTGTTGGGCAAAGCTTTGGTGCATTCAACCTCCCTGGTATAATTCTGACCCTACAAGGAGAGGCAAACGACTACGTAGGCAAAGGGATGCATGGTGGTGAAATCATTATCAAACCTCCAGCTGATGCTACCTATAACGCATCACAAAACGTGATAGTTGGCAATACCTGCCTCTATGGTGCTACTGGTGGCGTGTTATTTGCCAACGGTTTAGCAGGAGAGCGCTTTGCTGTAAGAAATTCCAAAGGCATAGCAGTGATTGAAGGCGCTGGGGATCACTGCTGTGAATACATGACTGGTGGTGTGATTGTCGTCCTCGGTAAAGTAGGACGTAACGTAGCAGCCGGAATGACTGGTGGACTGGCGTACTTCTTAGATGAAAACGACTCATTTCGTGAGTTAGTCAACCCGGAAATTGTCAAAATCCAACGGGTGATTACAGAAGCAGGTGCAAAGCAATTGCAAGAGTTAATCAAAACTCATGCGGAACGCACTGGTTCACCAAAGGCGAAGAAAATTCTGGAAAACTGGCAAGAATTTTTGCCGAAATTCTGGCAGTTGGTTCCGCCTTCTGAAGCTGATAGTCCTGAAGCTAATCCTGAAAAAACAACTGAGTTCAGTTTAGTGACTAGTCATTAG
- a CDS encoding HesB/IscA family protein produces MIHLSQAAASEIGRIKSKQQPNVLFRLAVKPGGCSGFFYEMSFDEAIKVGDQVFDLDELQVVIDAASLNYLNGLRVDYSEDLMGGGFRFQNPQAIATCGCGNSFSTTSQ; encoded by the coding sequence ATGATTCATCTGAGTCAAGCAGCCGCGAGTGAGATTGGGCGAATCAAGTCCAAGCAGCAGCCAAATGTCTTATTTCGATTGGCAGTAAAACCAGGTGGTTGTTCTGGATTCTTTTATGAAATGTCCTTCGATGAAGCAATAAAAGTTGGCGACCAGGTTTTCGACTTGGATGAGCTTCAAGTAGTCATAGATGCCGCCAGCTTAAATTACCTCAACGGTTTGAGGGTGGATTATTCAGAAGACTTAATGGGTGGTGGTTTTCGCTTTCAGAATCCCCAGGCGATCGCAACCTGTGGCTGTGGTAATTCATTCTCCACAACTAGTCAATAG
- a CDS encoding cupin domain-containing protein: MARYQETTQTETLHLPSIITSKGVAATELRPWGAFTVLEEGRGYKIKRIEVKPGHRLSLQMHHHRSEHWIVVSGTARVTCGEREVLLSNNESTYVPQCTSHRLENPGVIPLVLIEVQNGEYLGEDDIIRYQDDYARTKD, from the coding sequence ATGGCTCGATATCAAGAAACTACACAGACTGAGACTCTACACTTACCTTCAATTATCACATCCAAAGGCGTTGCTGCAACTGAGTTACGTCCTTGGGGTGCTTTTACAGTTTTGGAAGAAGGGCGCGGATACAAAATCAAGCGCATTGAAGTTAAGCCCGGACACCGCCTCAGTTTACAAATGCACCACCACCGCAGTGAACATTGGATTGTCGTATCTGGTACAGCTAGGGTAACTTGTGGCGAGAGAGAAGTTCTACTGAGCAATAATGAGTCAACTTATGTACCCCAATGTACATCTCATCGTTTAGAGAATCCTGGTGTGATCCCCTTGGTGTTGATTGAAGTGCAAAATGGCGAATACTTGGGAGAAGATGATATTATTCGCTACCAAGATGACTATGCCCGTACCAAAGATTAA